A single window of Bos javanicus breed banteng chromosome 19, ARS-OSU_banteng_1.0, whole genome shotgun sequence DNA harbors:
- the TSPOAP1 gene encoding peripheral-type benzodiazepine receptor-associated protein 1 isoform X5, with protein MEQLTSLPSLGDPGNMERWALPAWQSWTPGRGGDAGGASPSMAGTPTDLRVGELRPEESSEPEGARSPGPVGGMEPGRTGTGLPSPARGALSSGPRCQRLEDPEAEAFSKGKLKMGFGDRPNLELLRAMGELQQRCAILKEENQMLRKSSFPETEEKVRRLKRKNAELAVIAKRLEERARKLQETNLRVVSAPMPSPGASLELCRKTLARQRARDLSETASALLAKDKQIAALQRECRELQARLTLAGKEGPQWLHVRDFDRLLRESQREVLRLQRQIALRNQREPPSPPRPPGPSVPARAGAPAPGAPGEATPQEDVENPAVVLGEPEKQQRVQQLESELSKKRKKCESLEQEARKKQRRCEELELQLKAAQNENARLVEENSRLSGRATEKEKVEWENAELRGQLLGVTQERDSALLKSQGLQSKLESLEQVLKHMREVTQRRQQLEVEHEQARLSLQEKREEVRRLQQAQAEAQREHEGAVQLLESTLDSMQVRVRELEEQCRSQTERFSLLARELQAFRLHPGPLDLLTSALGCGAPGDSPPHPCCCSTPQPCRGSGPKDLDLPPASPGRCTPKSSETASATLAGVSRRTPAKRAESLSNSSRSESIHNSPKSCPTPEVDTASEVEELEADSVSLLPAVAEGGRGGARVQVFLARYSYNPFEGPNENPEAELPLTAGEYIYIYGSMDEDGFFEGELMDGRRGLVPSNFVERVSDDDLLASLPPELADLSHSSGPELSFLSGGGGGSSSGGQSSGGCSQPRPEDEAAGEVPSPSPPPEGLGEPPAVPYPRRLAVLKQLAHSVVLAWEPPPERVELCGYHVCVNGELRQALGSGAPPTAVLENLDLQAGPLRVSVQALTSRGGSDPLRCCLLLGARARVAPSQLRVHRLTATSAEIAWVPSNSSLAHAVYLNGEECPPARPSTYWATFCHLRPGTLYQARVEAQLPPRGSWEPGGERPEPRAATLQFTTLPAGRRAQAPGVCKPWGGQAREGSPRGTLAATCIFREVAERAVLSGGSAPILGLVPPPLGPPDAPLDVQVEPGPSPGILIISWLPVTIDAAGTSNGVRVTGYAVYADGQKIMEVASPTAGSVLVELAQLQLLQACRAVAVRTMSPHGESADSLPAPVPPALPEASWPARVPCACPRPGPEARPPLAPASPGLGDPSSHLRYPDPRGAQEPPGAPPASPPREMAGGSSEEPPAPVSQEQAGAAVLGASGDGKASEPVLGECVSGPATSSVAKEDTEQTAGEACLAPGTTQGALAQRLPCAQACRGGDAGSGLRPRAEEDAAELGVRPGNSLVDQGRNSDLSDIQEEEEEEEEELGVIICSFPKQPQPQPDPFCETDSDEEILEQILEPPLQHFRSKKLFSIPEEEEEEEEAEEEEEEEEEEAEAGEAVKEEKGPGAGSASRDPGPPAPLPPGLGCDGARPRGPGLCASSPQPCRAGDRPEDPLGLVGGSSWRKGSGSPEKPPGRRRSPDPREHCSRLLSNGGGGSQAPGRAPGPARERGGPAAAEGPRAPPDAGGRARPAPSRKCPRGRAPEPEPGLASCLSPKCLEISIEYDSEDEQETGGGDMSIASSGCLGDGEAWGAAPVGRPRAPPKAGSGPHPYPYSPAWEKGEPERRGRSATGRAKEPPPRLPRGALQKHPWPSGTSLSGSLWLCLTTTPCQCHPTLMLGKRSSRSGRARS; from the exons ATGGAGCAACTGACATCCCTTCCATCGCTGGGGGACCCCGGAAACATGGAGCGGTGGGCACTGCCCGCCTGGCAGAGCTGGACTCCAGGCCGGGGGGGTGATGCTGGAGGTGCATCCCCAAGCATGGCTGGTACCCCCACAGATCTGCGTGTTGGAGAACTGAGGCCTGAGGAGAGTTCCGAGCCTGAGGGAGCCCGAAGCCCGGGGCCTGTGGGGGGCATGGAGCCTGGAAGAACAGGAACTGGGCTGCCCAGCCCTGCGCGGGGAGCCTTGAGCTCCGGACCCCGCTGTCAGAGGCTGGAGGACCCGGAGGCAGAGGCTTTCTCTAAG GGCAAGCTGAAAATGGGCTTCGGGGACAGGCCCAATCTGGAGCTGCTGAGGGCCATGGGGGAGCTGCAGCAGCGCTGTGCCATCCTTAAGGAGGAGAACCAGATGCTG AGGAAGAGCAGCTTCCCAGAGACGGAGGAGAAGGTGCGGAGGCTGAAGCGGAAGAATGCCGAGCTGGCGGTCATTGCCAAGCGCCTGGAGGAGAGGGCCCGAAAGCTGCAGGAGACTAACCTAAGGGTG GTGAGTGCTCCCATGCCCAGTCCAGGGGCCAGCTTGGAGTTGTGCCGGAAGACCCTGGCGCGCCAACGAGCCCGGGACCTCAGTGAGACAGCCAGCGCCCTGTTGGCCAAGGACAAGCAGATTGCTGCCTTGCAGCGGGAGTGCAGGGAGCTGCAGGCCAGGCTCACCCTGGCAGGCAAG GAGGGCCCCCAGTGGCTCCACGTGAGGGACTTCGACCGGCTGCTGCGCGAGTCCCAGCGGGAGGTGCTGCGGCTGCAGAGGCAGATCGCCCTGCGCAACCAGAGGGAGCCGCCCTCGCCGCCCCGGCCCCCGGGCCCCTCTGTCCCGGCCAGAGCAGGGGCGCCCGCCCCGGGGGCCCCGGGAGAG GCCACACCCCAGGAGGATGTGGAAAACCCTGCTGTGGTCCTAGGGGAGCCAGAGAAACAGCAGAGGGTGCAGCAACTG GAATCAGAGCTCagcaagaagaggaagaaatgcgAGAGTCTGGAGCAGGAAGCCCGGAAAAAGCAGAGGCGATGTGAGGAGCTG GAACTGCAGCTCAAGGCAGCCCAGAACGAGAATGCCCGCCTCGTGGAGGAGAACTCTCGGCTCAGTGGGAGAGCCACGGAGAAGGAGAAG GTGGAGTGGGAGAATGCAGAGCTGAGGGGCCAGCTCCTGGGGGTGACGCAGGAGAGGGACTCGGCCCTTCTCAAGAGCCAAGGCCTGCAGAGCAAGCTGGAGAGCTTGGAGCAGGTGCTGAAG CACATGCGGGAGGTGACCcagcggcggcagcagctggAGGTGGAACATGAGCAGGCTCGGCTCAGCCTGCAGGAGAAGCGGGAGGAGGTCCGGAGGCTGCAGCAG GCCCAGGCGGAAGCCCAGAGGGAGCATGAAGGCGCTGTGCAGCTGCTGGAG TCTACCCTGGATTCCATGCAG GTCCGGGTCCGGGAGCTGGAGGAGCAGTGTCGCAGCCAGACTGAGCGCTTCAGCCTGCTGGCGCGGGAGCTCCAGGCCTTCCGCCTGCACCCTGGCCCCCTGGACCTGCTCACCTCCGCCCTGGGCTGCGGAGCCCCGGGGGACAGCCCGCCACACCCCTGTTGCTGCTCCACCCCGCAGCCCTGCCGCGGATCCGGCCCCAAAG ACCTCGACCTCCCACCAGCCTCCCCGGGACGCTGCACCCCGAAGTCTTCCGAGACTGCCTCTGCCACCCTTGCTGGGGTCTCCCGAAGGACGCCAGCCAAGAGGGCAGAGTCTCTGTCCAACTCCTCTCGCTCTGAGTCCATCCACAACAGCCCCAAGTCCTGCCCGACCCCCGAG GTGGACACAGCCAGTGAGGTGGAGGAACTGGAGGCAGACAGCGTCTCGCTGCTCCCGGCAGTGGCAGAGGGCGGCCGGGGCGGAGCCAGGGTCCAGGTCTTCCTAGCTCGCTACAG CTACAACCCCTTCGAGGGCCCCAACGAGAACCCAGAGGCTGAGCTGCCGCTGACCGCTGGCGAGTACATCTACATCTACGGCAGCATGGACGAGGATGGCTTCTTTGAAG GGGAGCTCATGGATGGCCGGCGGGGCCTGGTCCCTTCCAATTTTGTTGAGCGCGTGTCCGACGATGACctgctggcctccctgcctccggAGCTGGCTGACTTGTCCCACAGCTCAGGCCCCGAGCTCAGTTTTCTGAGCGGTGGCGGAGGCGGCAGCAGTAGTGGGGGCCAGAGCAGCGGGGGATGCAGCCAGCCCCGACCAGAGGACGAGGCGGCCGGGGAGGTGCCCAGCCCGAGCCCCCCGCCAGAGGGCCTGGGGGAGCCCCCTGCCGTGCCTTACCCCCGCCGCCTGGCCGTCCTGAAGCAGCTGGCCCACAGCGTGGTGCTGGCCTGGGAGCCGCCTCCGGAGCGCGTGGAGCTGTGTGGCTACCATGTCTGTGTGAATGGGGAGCTGCGGCAGGCCCTGGGGTCCGGGGCACCCCCCACGGCTGTGCTGGAGAACTTGGACCTGCAGGCGGGGCCCCTGCGGGTCTCTGTGCAGGCCCTGACCAGCCGGGGTGGCTCCGACCCTCTGCGCTGCTGCTTGCTGCTGGGGGCCCGGGCCCGCGTGGCTCCTAGCCAGCTGCGGGTCCATCGGCTGACCGCCACATCTGCCGAGATCGCCTGGGTGCCCAGCAACAGCAGCTTGGCCCACGCCGTCTACCTCAACGGGGAAGAATGTCCCCCTGCCCGCCCCAGCACCTACTGGGCCACCTTCTGCCACCTGCGGCCTGGTACCCTCTATCAGGCCCGAGTGGAGGCTCAGCTCCCTCCTCGAGGGTCCTGGGAACCAGGCGGGGAGAGGCCAGAGCCGCGGGCTGCCACCCTGCAGTTCACCACGCTGCCAGCAGGTAGGCGGGCACAGGCGCCAGGTGTGTGTAAGCCCTGGGGAGGTCAGGCCCGGGAGGGTAGCCCCAGGGGGACACTGGCTGCTACTTGCATCTTTAGGGAAGTGGCAGAGCGGGCTGTCCTCTCTGGCGGGAGTGCTCCAATCCTGGGTCTTGTGCCCCCTCCCCTAGGCCCACCTGACGCCCCCCTGGATGTGCAGGTTGAGCCAGGGCCCTCCCCTGGGATCCTGATCATCAGCTGGCTCCCAGTGACGATCGATGCGGCTGGCACCTCCAACGGTGTCCGGGTCACAGGCTATGCCGTTTATGCTGATGGGCAGAAG ATCATGGAGGTGGCCTCGCCCACGGCGGGCAGCGTGCTGGTGGAGCTGGCgcagctgcagctgctgcagGCGTGCCGTGCAGTGGCTGTGCGCACCATGTCGCCCCACGGCGAGTCGGCGGACTCCCTCCCAGCTCCCGTCCCCCCCGCCCTGCCTGAGGCCTCCTGGCCGGCCAGGGTCCCCTGTGCCTGCCCACGACCGGGCCCAGAGGCCAGACCGCCCCTTGCTCCAGCCTCCCCGGGGCTGGGGGATCCCAGCTCTCATCTCCGGTACCCCGACCCCCGTGGAGCTCAAGAGCCCCCGGGCGCCCCTCCAGCCAGCCCTCCCAGAGAAATGGCAGGAGGATCCTCAGAGGAGCCCCCAGCGCCTGTCTCGCAG GAGCAGGCTGGGGCGGCTGTGCTGGGTGCCTCTGGGGATGGGAAGGCCAGTGAGCCCGTCTTGGGAGAGTGCGTTTCTGGCCCTGCCACCTCCTCCGTGGCCAAGGAGGACACTGAACAGACCGCGGGAGAGGCCTGCCTGGCACCCGGCACCACCCAGGGAGCGTTGGCCCAGAGGCTGCCCTGTGCCCAGGCCTGCCGTGGAGGAGACGCAGGGTCCGGGCTGAGGCCCAGGGCTGAG GAGGATGCAGCTGAGCTGGGGGTCCGTCCGGGGAACTCCCTTGTGGACCAGGGCCGCAACTCGGATCTGTCAGACAtccaagaagaggaggaggaggaggaagaagagctgGGTGTCATCATCTGCTCCTTCCCGAAGCAG ccccagccccagcccgacCCCTTCTGTGAGACCGACAGCGACGAGGAGATCTTGGAACAGATCCTGGAGCCGCCCCTCCAGCACTTCCGCAGCAAGAAGCTGTTTAGCATCCccgaggaagaggaggaggaggaggaggcggaggaggaggaggaggaggaagaggaggaggccgAGGCCGGAGAGGCcgtgaaggaggagaaagggccaGGGGCAGGGTCTGCGTCCAGAGACCCCGGCCCGCCTGCACCCCTGCCTCCGGGTCTGGGCTGCGACGGCGCGCGGCCCCGCGGACCTGGCCTCTGCGCTTCGTCCCCCCAGCCCTGTAGGGCTGGGGACCGCCCAGAGGACCCGCTGGGACTGGTCGGTGGCAGCAGCTGGAGGAAAGGAAGTGGCTCCCCCGAAAAGCCCCCTGGCCGCAGGCGGTCCCCGGATCCCCGGGAACACTGCAGCCGGCTTCTCAGCAACGGCGGCGGCGGGTCCCAGGCCCCCGGCCGAGCACCGGGCCCTGCACGCGAGAGGGGCGGCCCCGCTGCGGCCGAGGGCCCCAGGGCTCCGCCAGACGCCGGCGGGAGGGCGCGGCCCGCCCCCTCGAGGAAGTGCCCCCGGGGACGGGCCCCGGAGCCGGAACCGGGCCTGGCCAGCTGCCTCTCCCCCAAGTGCTTGGAAATCAGCATCGAATATGACTCTGAGGATGAGCAAGAGACGGGCGGCGGGGACATGAGCATCGCCAGCTCCGGCTGCCTCGGAgatggggaggcctggggtgcagcCCCCGTGGGAAGGCCCAGGGCACCTCCGAAGGCCGGTTCAGGCCCCCACCCCTATCCGTACTCCCCGGCCTGGGAGAAGGGGGAGCCGGAACGGAGAGGCCGCAGTGCGACCGGCAGAGCCAAGGAGCCGCCCCCCCGG CTCCCCCGAGGAGCCCTCCAGAAGCATCCCTGGCCCTCCGGGACCTCCCTGTCAGGGTCTTTGTGGCTCTGTTTGACTACGACCCCGTGTCAATGTCAcccaaccctgatgctggggaagaggaGCTCCCGTTCCGGGAGGGCCAGATCCTGA